In Carya illinoinensis cultivar Pawnee chromosome 16, C.illinoinensisPawnee_v1, whole genome shotgun sequence, a single window of DNA contains:
- the LOC122298697 gene encoding probable LRR receptor-like serine/threonine-protein kinase At3g47570 has translation MAHSSSSFCMQYFLFICCFVSSITFVVGAGNETDRLALLDFKAKTTHDPLGILSSWNYSIHFCSWQGVTCGRKHHDRVTKLHLRSQNLGGSISPQVGNLSFLRELILSNNSFIHIIPPEVGRLRRLQILALGNNSISGQIPSNISGCTNLIYIRVHYNKLCGEIPAKLSTLPKLHRLSLYNNNLTGSIPPSFGNLSSLQELDVVYNNLGGSIPESFGQLKKLTFFSLGSNRFAGTVPPSIFNLSSITVFDVGDNNIRGSLPWDMGNTLPNLQLFHISTNQFSGSIPVSITNASYLYSLDMSSNKLTGKVPSVGMLYRLERFSIQSNLFGHGGGNDLSFLCSLTNATDLWLLDTGINNLGGVLPNCISNFSTTLRLLGLGQSRISGSIPRGLGNLINLEWMEIGKNTISGNIPSEISYLVKLRILDLYTNNLSGNIPSSLGNLTLLIKLYLGMNNLHGAIPPSLAKCQNLVELDLSRNKLSGVIPPQVMGLISFSLIDMDLSANQFTGILPMEIGNFKNLEILDISENKLFGEIPASLGGCVKLEVIRMRKNFFQGPIPSSLESLRGIELLDLSNNNFSGEIPRFLERLNFLQQLDLSYNLFEGEVPTKGVFSNASATSVKGNGELCGGITEFQLPKCKFKKSQKGLKLTLTLKLIISLLSALLGITLVLLCLLFSLRKKIKENPSRNSENSLLNVSYQSLLKATNGFSSANLIGVGSFGSVYKGILDQDSHTIAVKVLNLLHHGASKSFIAECEALRNIRHRNLVKVLSACSSVDFQGHDFKALVYEFMVNGNLDEWLHPNPKTNDDEALEKPQSLSLLQRLNIAIDVANALEYLHHHCDKPIVHCDLKPGNVLLDEEMTAHLGDFGLARFLIERTQDCSTDQSSSIGVRGTVGYASLEYGMGNEVSTYGDVYSYGILLLEMFTGKRPTDDMFKDSFTLHEFVKAALPERLVDVIDPILLWEREDQHGETRTNETSNYQSQIRISSKIREGLSLILGIGVACSMEFPRERMNIKDVLKELHSILEKTSWD, from the exons ATGGCGCATTCATCATCTTCTTTCTGCATGCAGTATTTTTTGTTCATCTGTTGCTTTGTCTCGTCGATCACCTTTGTGGTTGGCGCAGGGAATGAGACTGACAGGTTGGCCTTGTTGGACTTCAAGGCCAAGACAACTCATGACCCGCTTGGTATTCTGAGCTCCTGGAATTATAGCATCCATTTCTGCAGCTGGCAAGGTGTTACATGTGGTCGAAAACATCATGACAGGGTCACAAAATTGCACTTGCGATCCCAAAATCTAGGGGGCTCCATATCACCGCAAGTAGGAAACTTGAGTTTTCTTAGGGAACTAATCCTCTCAAACAATAGCTTTATTCATATAATCCCTCCAGAAGTTGGGCGTCTGCGCAGACTGCAAATCTTGGCGTTAGGCAACAACAGTATCAGTGGCCAAATTCCAAGCAATATATCTGGTTGCACAAATCTCATCTACATCAGAGTCCATTATAATAAACTATGTGGAGAAATCCCAGCAAAGCTTTCCACCCTGCCCAAGCTCCATCGATTGTCTCTTTACAATAATAACCTAACAGGAAGTATCCCACCTTCTTTTGGAAACTTATCTTCTCTTCAAGAATTGGATGTTGTTTATAATAACTTGGGGGGGAGTATTCCTGAATCTTTTGGCCAGCTGAAGAAACTTACATTTTTTAGTTTGGGTTCAAATAGATTTGCTGGTACAGTTCCTCCATCAATCTTTAATCTCTCTTCTATCACAGTCTTTGATGTAGGAGACAACAACATACGAGGGAGTCTTCCTTGGGACATGGGCAACACCttacccaatctccaacttttTCACATTTCTACAAATCAGTTTTCTGGATCTATCCCTGTTTCAATAACTAACGCTTCATATCTATATAGCCTGGATATGAGCTCCAATAAACTCACTGGGAAAGTTCCCTCTGTAGGAATGCTGTACAGACTTGAGAGGTTTTCCATTCAGTCCAATCTCTTTGGACATGGTGGAGGAAATGACTTGAGTTTTCTTTGCTCTCTCACTAATGCCACGGATCTCTGGCTATTGGATACAGGTATTAATAACCTTGGCGGTGTGTTACCTAATTGCATTAGCAACTTCTCGACTACTCTTAGGTTATTGGGTCTAGGACAAAGTAGAATATCTGGAAGCATTCCAAGAGGATTAGGAAATCTCATCAACTTGGAGTGGATGGAGATTGGCAAGAACACAATCTCAGGTAATATTCCCTCTGAGATCAGCTATCTTGTGAAGTTGAGAATTTTGGATTTATATACAAACAACCTCTCAGGGAACATTCCATCCTCTCTAGGAAACTTAACACTCTTGATAAAATTGTATTTAGGAATGAATAATCTTCATGGTGCAATCCCACCAAGCCTAGCTAAGTGCCAAAATTTGGTGGAATTGGATCTTTCTAGGAATAAGCTCAGTGGTGTTATCCCTCCACAAGTCATGGGTCTAATCTCGTTCTCACTAATTGATATGGACTTGTCTGCAAACCAATTTACTGGTATCCTCCCCATGGAAATAGGAAACTTCAAAAATCTAGAAATTTTAGATATTTCTGAAAATAAGTTATTTGGTGAAATCCCAGCAAGTCTTGGCGGCTGTGTAAAACTTGAAGTTATTCGCATGAGAAAAAACTTCTTCCAAGGACCCATACCTTCATCACTGGAATCATTACGAGGTATTGAACTTTTAGATCTTTCTAACAACAATTTTTCTGGAGAAATTCCAAGGTTTTTGGAACGTCTCAACTTCTTGCAGCAATTGGATCTATCTTACAACCTTTTTGAGGGTGAGGTACCAACAAAGGGAGTTTTCAGTAATGCAAGTGCAACTTCAGTTAAGGGAAATGGTGAGCTCTGTGGTGGGATAACAGAGTTTCAACTTcctaaatgtaaattcaaaaaATCCCAGAAGGGACTCAAGCTGACCCTTACCTTGAAGTTGATCATCTCTCTACTTTCTGCACTTCTTGGAATCACTTTGGTTTTGTTGTGTCTACTTTTTTCTctaagaaagaagataaaagaaaaccCTTCAAGAAACTCAGAAAATTCTCTTCTGAATGTATCTTACCAAAGTCTCCTAAAAGCTACAAATGGGTTCTCCTCGGCTAATTTAATTGGTGTTGGTAGCTTTGGGTCTGTGTATAAAGGAATTCTTGATCAGGATTCCCATACAATTGCTGTCAAGGTCCTCAACCTCTTGCACCATGGAGCTTCTAAGAGTTTCATTGCTGAATGTGAAGCTTTAAGAAATATCAGACATCGGAATCTTGTAAAAGTACTTTCAGCTTGTTCAAGTGTTGACTTTCAAGGTCATGATTTCAAGGCTTTGGTGTATGAATTCATGGTAAATGGAAATCTAGATGAGTGGTTGCatccaaatccaaaaacaaatgatGATGAGGCTCTAGAGAAACCACAGAGTTTGAGTCTTCTTCAAAGGTTGAATATCGCCATTGATGTTGCTAATGCATTGGAATATCTTCATCATCATTGCGATAAACCGATTGTTCACTGTGATCTCAAGCCAGGGAATGTTCTTCTCGATGAAGAAATGACTGCACATCTTGGGGACTTCGGCTTGGCAAGATTTCTTATTGAGCGCACACAAGATTGTTCAACTGATCAATCAAGCTCCATTGGAGTAAGAGGAACAGTGGGTTATGCTTCTCTag AGTATGGTATGGGAAACGAGGTATCAACATATGGTGATGTATACAGTTATGGCATACTCCTGTTGGAGATGTTCACGGGAAAAAGGCCAACCGATGACATGTTCAAGGACAGCTTTACGCTACATGAATTTGTCAAAGCAGCATTGCCTGAACGGCTGGTTGATGTTATTGATCCTATTCTTCTTTGGGAAAGAGAAGATCAGCATGGAGAGACAAGAACAAATGAAACTTCCAATTATCAGAGTCAAATTAGAATTAGTTCCAAAATCAGAGAAGGCTTGAGTTTGATACTTGGAATTGGAGTAGCTTGTTCCATGGAATTTCCAAGGGAAAGGATGAACATCAAGGATGTCTTGAAAGAGTTGCATTCGATTCTAGAAAAAACTTCATGGGATTAG